One Hordeum vulgare subsp. vulgare chromosome 4H, MorexV3_pseudomolecules_assembly, whole genome shotgun sequence DNA window includes the following coding sequences:
- the LOC123451143 gene encoding zinc finger protein 1-like, which produces MAVDAVRDAAAAMPSPAVSEEEEELRCAEGWGKRKRPRRQQQRAPSEEEHLALSLLMLARGHRDQQILRPSSPAQEHRCSVCGKAFPSYQALGGHKASHRPKPAPVAADEPAATTAASPAASSSTTSSGAGGKVHECSVCNKTFPTGQALGGHKRRHYEGPIGGGGATAVASRRFDLNLPALPDIVVVTERERCVPVPADEEEVLSPLAFKKPRLMIPA; this is translated from the coding sequence ATGGCGGTGGACGCGGTTCGCGACGCGGCGGCGGCGATGCCGTCGCCGGCGgtgagcgaggaggaggaggagctgcggTGCGCCGAGGGGTGGGGCAAGCGGAAGCGCCCGAGGCGGCAGCAGCAGCGGGCGCCCAGCGAGGAGGAGCACCTCGCGCTCAGCCTCCTCATGCTGGCGCGCGGCCACCGCGACCAGCAGATACTCCGGCCGTCCTCGCCGGCGCAGGAGCACCGCTGCTCCGTGTGCGGCAAGGCGTTCCCGTCCTACCAGGCCCTGGGCGGGCACAAGGCGAGCCACCGCCCGAAGCCGGCGCCCGTCGCCGCGGACGAGCCCGCTGCCACGACGGCGGCCTCGCCCGCCGCGTCCTCCTCAACGACGTCCAGCGGCGCGGGTGGCAAGGTGCACGAGTGCTCCGTGTGCAACAAGACCTTCCCGACCGGGCAGGCGCTGGGCGGGCACAAGCGGCGCCACTACGAGGGCCccatcggcggcggcggggccacCGCGGTCGCGAGCCGACGGTTCGACCTCAACCTGCCGGCGCTGCCGGACATCGTCGTCGTCACCGAGCGCGAGCGGTGCGTGCCGGTGCCGGCCGATGAGGAGGAGGTCCTCAGCCCGCTGGCATTCAAGAAGCCGAGGCTGATGATCCCGGCGTAG